CGGCCGCTTGGCCTCCGAGATCGCCTCCAGCCGGCCCACGACCGCCTTGCGCATCCGGTCCGGCGACCGCACGATCGCGTCCTCACCGAAGCCGATGACCCACGAGACGAAACCGTCCTCGTCCACCACCGGGAGCCGGACAAGCGTCCAGTCCTTCCACGTCCCTGCCGACTCCAGACCGAGGGACTGCTGCACCCACCACGCGATGCGCGGCGAGAACGCGATCTCCACCGACACGCCCTTGTCCCCCACCCACGGCTCAGTGAGCCGGCCTTCGGTGGAGAACCCCTCGGGCACCTCGAAGTCCGGACCACTGCCCCGCGCGGCGAACTTCACCGGCGAGGTAATCCTCTGGAGCTTGAAGTGCCGGACGGCCGAACGCAGGTGGTCGTGTCCTACCAGGTACCAGGCCCCCTGGCGGTGGATCAGCGCGTAGGGGTCCACCGTCCGCTGCGTGTCGTCGGAGCGTCCGGGGGCCCGGTACTTGAAGCCGACCGACCTGCGGGACGCCACCGCGTCGAGCACCTGCGGCAGAGCCGGGACGTCCACATGGAGCCTGGCCCGCAGCCACGGGGGCCCGGCCGGGTCCATGGACATCCCCTCGCCCAGCGACAGCTTGAGCAGGGCCTGGTCCTCACGTCCGCCCTCCTCGACGACAACGCTCGAGGCGATCCACAGGGCCGCCATCTCCTCGGGCGTCAGGTCCAGGTTCGGGAGGTAGTAGCGGTCCTTGGGGATCATGTACCCCTCCTCGACCTCCCACACGTCGGTGAACCGACGCTCGATGGGAATGCCGACGGACCGCAGCTCCTCTTTGTCCCGCTCGAACATCCGCTTAAACGAGGAGTAGTCCTCCTGCTGGTAGCCGGGGACCGTGTTGCGGATCTCCTCGACGGTCAGGGGACGGCGGGTGTTCAGCAGGAGCGCGATGAGGTTGACGAGGCGCTCGACCTTTTGCACGCCGGGTATCCTACCGCCGCCCCGCGGGGGTCAGGACGGGGGCCTTGCGAAAGCAGAAGTGGACAAATGATCGGGGGCCGCTCCCGGACTCCGGAGCGGCCCTGACGGGAAGGGTGGCGCTACCTGCGGGAAGCGCCTTTCTTGCCGCTTTTGGCCTTAGAGGAGCCGTTGCCCTGTCCGGAGGGGCTGCGGTCCTTGGCCGGGCGGTTGTCCACGGACCGCGGTGCCGGGACGACCCTGGCCGTCCTGCGCTCACCGATCATTCCGCCGATGGCGGCCCCCGCGAGCATCGCCACCAGAGCGGCGGCCCCCAGGGCGATGGTGAATTCGATGGCCGTGCCAGTGGCGATCGGCAGGAGGCCGAGGGCCGGGATGTCCAGAGCGCGGTCCGCGAGCGTGTAGCCGATCACACCCGTGATCACGGCCAGGACGATGGCGGTCACGGCGACGAGCAGTCCGTTCTGGATCCCGGAACGCCCGGCCATCCGTCCCGCGGTGTAGCCACCCCACAGGTACGACATGAATTGGAACAGCACGATGGTCGCCGCGGCTCCGGCCCCCAGGACAACCGGATCCCGGGACACGTCCGACAGCGACGTGTCCGTGCCCGCGAGCACGGAGGCCGCGATGGAGCTGAGAAGGAACATCACCCCGAACGCCACCAGCGTGCCGGTGAGTATCGAGATCCACGAGGAGCCGTAGCCTGTCGCCGGCCGTCCGGCATTGCGAGAAGTCCTGGTCATGGTCTGGGGATCCTCCCATTCTGAAAGCGGGCCTGTGCCCTCCGGGGCCACTTCATGCCCGGAGCGGGCGGACCCAAACTACGACGCCGCGCTCAGGCCTGCACGAGCGAAGCGGCGTGAAGCCCCGCGGCCCCGGCCGCCGCGAAGAACAGAGGGTCCTGCGCGGGAGTGCGCCCCATGTGCGACGCCTCCAGCCCCTGCCCGGCCGCCTGCTCCAGAAGCGGACGGACCGGCGCTGTGTCCACCTCGACCACCTGGAACCGGTGAAGCATGGAACGCACCTCGGCTCCCGCCTCACCGGGCACCGGCACCTGGACACCCTCAGGGTCCACCAGACCCAGAGCGGTGACGGCGTGGTGGCTCAGCCCCCGGTGCCGCTCACGGGGATCGCCGGACGACATTCGAACAGCGACGACGGGCATGCCTCCAACCGCCTTTGAGGCCATGACGATCGTCGCCAGCTCCAGCGCGCTGGTGCCGAAGCGGGTGGACGTCCCCACCACTCCCGGGCCCATACCGGCGACCACCACGTCCGCACCAAGTACGCGCCTGGCGGCCAGCACCCCCGATGGAACGCCAACCGCCTCGAGGTCGCCGCCGAACGCATGTCCCGCTGTGACGACTCCGCACAGCCACTCGAGCTCCCGCATGCGCCGGACGACCTTTGACAGGGCCGCGGGCAAAGCGGCGCCGTCGGTCA
This window of the Actinomycetota bacterium genome carries:
- a CDS encoding WYL domain-containing protein, producing the protein MQKVERLVNLIALLLNTRRPLTVEEIRNTVPGYQQEDYSSFKRMFERDKEELRSVGIPIERRFTDVWEVEEGYMIPKDRYYLPNLDLTPEEMAALWIASSVVVEEGGREDQALLKLSLGEGMSMDPAGPPWLRARLHVDVPALPQVLDAVASRRSVGFKYRAPGRSDDTQRTVDPYALIHRQGAWYLVGHDHLRSAVRHFKLQRITSPVKFAARGSGPDFEVPEGFSTEGRLTEPWVGDKGVSVEIAFSPRIAWWVQQSLGLESAGTWKDWTLVRLPVVDEDGFVSWVIGFGEDAIVRSPDRMRKAVVGRLEAISEAKRP
- a CDS encoding YrzE family protein; translated protein: MTRTSRNAGRPATGYGSSWISILTGTLVAFGVMFLLSSIAASVLAGTDTSLSDVSRDPVVLGAGAAATIVLFQFMSYLWGGYTAGRMAGRSGIQNGLLVAVTAIVLAVITGVIGYTLADRALDIPALGLLPIATGTAIEFTIALGAAALVAMLAGAAIGGMIGERRTARVVPAPRSVDNRPAKDRSPSGQGNGSSKAKSGKKGASRR
- a CDS encoding DUF3866 family protein, whose protein sequence is DSPGSLDLTPVVAASLHSQLLPVVAAIRHRIPTARVAYVMTDGAALPAALSKVVRRMRELEWLCGVVTAGHAFGGDLEAVGVPSGVLAARRVLGADVVVAGMGPGVVGTSTRFGTSALELATIVMASKAVGGMPVVAVRMSSGDPRERHRGLSHHAVTALGLVDPEGVQVPVPGEAGAEVRSMLHRFQVVEVDTAPVRPLLEQAAGQGLEASHMGRTPAQDPLFFAAAGAAGLHAASLVQA